In one window of Mangifera indica cultivar Alphonso unplaced genomic scaffold, CATAS_Mindica_2.1 Un_0103, whole genome shotgun sequence DNA:
- the LOC123207773 gene encoding LOW QUALITY PROTEIN: leucine-rich repeat receptor-like tyrosine-protein kinase PXC3 (The sequence of the model RefSeq protein was modified relative to this genomic sequence to represent the inferred CDS: inserted 1 base in 1 codon), which yields MEFLCLLSLLVVGALSKSQLVGGDVNDEATMLAINRELDVPGWGVNNTDYCNWTGIHCDLNQSFVVRLDLSRLQLRGNVTLISELKALRRLDLSSNNFYGPIPSSFGNLSELEYLDLSLNKFEGFIPSEIGNLRNLRYLNLSNNMLVGEIPDELKTLKRLEEFQISSNKLNGSIPYWVGNLTNLRVFTAYENQLEGEVPVNLGSVSELTLLNLHSNQLEGSIPKSIFAXGKLEVLVLTQNKFSGDIPESIGNCKGLSSVRIGNNDLVGVIPKAIGNVSGLTYFEVDNNHLSGEIVSEFAQCSNLTLLNLASNGFTGVIPPELGQLINLQELILSGNSLFGDIPNSILGCKNLNKLDLSNNRFNGTIPSEICNMSRLQYLLLGQNSIKGEIPHEIGNCLKLLELQLGSNYLTGSIPSEIGHIKNLQIALNLSFNHLHGPLPPELGKLDKLVSLDVSNNQLSGNIPAALKGMLSLIEVNFSNNLLTGPVPNFVPFQKSPNSSFFGNNGLCGDPLSFPCASNTGPDGKNYHHRVSYRIILAVIGSGLAVFISVTIVVLLFMMRERQEKASKTAWIADDAASNQPKIIAGNVFVENLQQAIDLDAVVKATLKEPNKLNCGTFSTVYKAVMPSGLILSVKRLKSMDRTIIHHQSKMIRELERLSKLSHENLVRLIGFVIYEDVALLLHLYFPSGTLAQLLHESAKQSEYQPDWPRRLSIAIGVAEGLAFLHHVAIIHLDISSGNVLLDADFKPLVGEIEISKLLDPSKGTASISAVAGSFGYIPPEYAYTMQVTAPGNVYSYGVVLLEILTSRLPVDEEFGEGVDLVKWVHGAPSRGETPEQILDARLSTVSFGWRKEMLAALKVALLCTDSTPAKRPKMKKVVEMLQEINQN from the exons ATGgaatttttatgtttgttgtctCTGTTGGTAGTTGGAGCTTTATCAAAATCTCAGCTTGTAGGTGGTGACGTAAATGATGAAGCTACAATGTTGGCCATCAACAGAGAGCTTGATGTGCCTGGTTGGGGTGTCAACAATACAGATTACTGCAATTGGACTGGCATTCACTGTGACTTGAACCAATCATTTGTTGTAAGGCTTGATCTTTCCCGGCTTCAGCTTCGAGGTAATGTCACCTTAATCTCTGAGCTTAAAGCATTGAGAAGACTTGATCTTTctagtaataatttttatggACCTATTCCTTCATCTTTTGGGAACTTATCTGAGCTTGAATATCTTGATTTGTCATTGAATAAATTTGAAGGTTTCATTCCTAGCGAAATTGGTAATCTCAGaaaccttagatatttaaatctCTCCAATAATATGCTTGTGGGAGAGATACCTGATGAGCTTAAGACTCTAAAAAGGTTGGAGGAGTTTCAAATTTCTAGTAATAAGTTGAATGGCTCTATTCCTTATTGGGTTGGAAATTTGACCAATTTAAGAGTGTTTACAGCCTATGAGAATCAGTTAGAGGGTGAAGTTCCAGTTAATCTAGGTTCAGTTTCTGAACTTACATTATTGAACCTTCATTCAAACCAGCTGGAAGGGTCAATACCAAAGAGCATTTTTG TTGGGAAGCTTGAAGTTTTGGTCCTCACTCAGAACAAATTTAGTGGTGATATTCCTGAATCGATCGGAAACTGCAAAGGCCTTTCTAGTGTCCGAATTGGGAACAATGATCTTGTAGGAGTTATTCCCAAGGCCATTGGAAATGTTAGCGGCCTCACATACTTTGAAGTGGACAATAACCATCTCTCTGGTGAGATTGTCTCAGAGTTTGCTCAGTGTTCTAATCTCACTCTTCTTAATTTGGCTTCAAATGGCTTTACTGGTGTAATTCCTCCAGAGCTTGGGCAACTAATAAATCTGCAGGAGCTGATTCTTTCTGGAAACAGCTTGTTTGGTGATATTCCTAATTCTATTCTTGGGTGCAAGAATCTTAACAAGCTTGATTTAAGCAATAACAGATTCAATGGAACCATTCCTAGTGAAATCTGCAACATGTCAAGATTGCAGTACTTGTTATTGGGTCAAAATTCAATCAAGGGGGAGATACCTCATGAGATTGGAAATTGTTTAAAACTGCTTGAATTGCAATTGGGTAGTAACTATTTGACTGGAAGCATCCCTTCTGAGATTGGTCATATTAAGAACTTGCAGATAGCCTTAAATTTGAGCTTTAATCACCTCCATGGGCCGCTGCCTCCTGAATTAGGGAAGCTTGATAAGCTGGTTTCTTTGGATGTCTCTAATAATCAGCTTTCAGGTAATATTCCAGCTGCACTCAAAGGCATGTTGAGCTTGATAGaggttaatttttcaaataatctgCTCACTGGCCCAGTTCCCAACTTTGTACCATTCCAGAAGAGCccaaattcaagtttttttgGTAATAATGGTCTCTGTGGAGATCCATTGAGCTTTCCATGTGCAAGTAATACTGGTCCTGATGGTAAAAATTACCATCACAGGGTTTCTTACCGGATCATACTAGCTGTTATCGGCTCTGGTCTGGCAGTCTTTATATCAGTAACTATAGTTGTTCTGCTGTTTATGATGAGGGAAAGGCAGGAGAAAGCATCCAAAACTGCTTGGATTGCAGATGATGCAGCCAGTAATCAACCAAAGATAATAGCTGGGAATGTCTTTGTTGAGAATCTCCAACAGGCAATAGATCTTGATGCGGTTGTTAAGGCTACATTGAAGGAGCCAAATAAGCTCAACTGTGGGACTTTCAGTACAGTTTACAAGGCAGTTATGCCTTCTGGGTTGATTCTTTCCGTGAAGAGACTGAAATCCATGGATAGAACTATAATTCATCACCAGAGTAAGATGATTAGAGAACTTGAAAGGCTGAGCAAACTGTCTCATGAAAATTTAGTGCGGCTAATTGGATTTGTAATTTATGAAGATGTTGCTCTTTTGCTGCATCTTTATTTCCCAAGCGGAACACTAGCACAACTTCTTCATGAGTCTGCAAAGCAATCTGAATATCAACCTGACTGGCCAAGAAGACTTTCCATTGCCATTGGTGTAGCAGAAGGGCTGGCATTCCTTCACCACGTGGCAATTATACACCTTGATATCTCCTCAGGTAATGTACTTTTGGATGCTGACTTCAAGCCTCTGGTTGGGGAGATTGAAATATCAAAGCTCTTAGATCCTTCCAAAGGTACTGCAAGTATCAGTGCTGTTGCTGGTTCCTTTGGCTATATTCCCCCAG AATACGCATATACAATGCAAGTCACCGCACCAGGAAATGTTTATAGCTATGGGGTTGTTTTACTCGAGATCCTAACATCACGACTACCCGTTGATGAGGAGTTCGGTGAAGGGGTGGATTTGGTGAAATGGGTTCATGGTGCTCCTTCAAGAGGGGAAACCCCAGAGCAAATATTGGATGCTAGACTTAGTACAGTTTCCTTCGGTTGGAGGAAAGAAATGCTTGCGGCTCTGAAGG